Below is a window of Flavobacterium sp. CFS9 DNA.
TACCTATAACATCACTTTCTATTCTTAATTGTGTCTGACTTCTAAGATCTTCCATGATTCCTGAAAGGACAATTATTAAACGGTATCCTGAATCAATTGCTCTGTTTATTACAGCATTAAAATTACCTGTTTTACCGGACTGTACACTTCCAACAACTAACCCCTTAACATAAAACGGCGTATCCGATTTTGGATCCCCCATTTTCTCTAATATTTCATAACTCGAATTTATTGTCTCTGCTACTACTTTTTCAGAACGACCAGAATTTTCTAATAGGGTAAAATACCGTTTGCTATAATTCCATGTTATATTTTCTTTTCGATCAGAAGTCAACCAAGTTTTAAATCCTTCCTTAGTTAATGAATTACTAGGGTCTATGTCAACTGGATTGTTCGAAAGATATTCTTTTACTGCAACATCATAGTAGTTTTTCAAGGTAAGATCATCTACTTCAGGATATTGAAACATATTACAAACCAAAATTATATTGTCTTTTATCTGGGTAAATAAATCATCGAAGTATATAGGATTTAAAATGTTTTCTGTAGAGTAATCTAAAGCCTTTCCAGCTATTATTTTTTTAACTACTTCAATGTATTTATTATTATCCATATTTTTTTTATTTTAATAATTGTTTGATTGCTTCAGGAAGTGATGATTCTTCAAAACCTAGTCCAGGCAAAATATCTTTTTTTATTTGTTCAGATGAAAAACCATTTTTTTGAAGCGTTGTTAGCGATATAACTATATCACTTAATGAAAGGCCGTCTTTTTCTTCAATATTTAGAAAAGCTGTTTCTTCATGAGTATGTCTAATTTTATTTATTGAGGTATTTATCATCCTTAATACAAGATTAAACTTAGCAGATTGTTCTTTTGATAAATCTTCTCTGACTTCCTTTAATAAAGGAAATTCACTATTCAATTCAAGAAGTACGCCTTTGTTAGAAGCTTTTCTTTCAAATAAATTTTCTCTGTTTTGTTGTTTACTATTTGAAAAATCTCTAATTCCTCGGTTAAAAAATTCTTTTTCCGCTTCTATTTTGAGTTCTTCAATATATCTTTCAAATGCTTTTTTTAAATCATGTGGTATTACAATCTGAGATTTTGCGACATTTAAATGAAGAAGGTGATCAACACTATTTCCAATTTCAACTCTTAGCCTCGCAAGTTGTAATCTTGGAGCCTTTTTAATAAGTCCATTCCAACCACCAAATAGTATAATTCTGTCTGACCTATAAATGTAAATACCTTCCATATCCATCAATCCACGATTTTTAGTTGTCCAATTAGTAATTCCTTTTCTTGATTCGTCTATGCTTCTTGATGGTAAAACAAAGCCTTCCATTTTTATAGTATCGGTGCTAAAATGTCTTTGTTTGTAAGCAATAGGACGGAAATCAGTTTCGTGGACAGGAAAAGGGTTGAATGGAATTAAAATTTTATTATTGATACGGATATTAATTGGGAACTTCTCACGTTCCATAAATTTGTGAAATACTAAAGATAAATAATCAGACGTAATTTCAGTTATTTCCTTTTTTAAAGCATTCTGTCTATTGCTTTCTTCTAAGTAATTTTCAAATTTATAGAGTCCATTCCAAATAACAATTGTATTTGCTTCAAAAGATTCAAATTGACCTAAAAATGATTTGTTTAATTCAGAATAATCAAAAACTAATTTTTCAATTTCTTCTGATGAATTTACGATAAGTCGCCATTTCTTTTCTTTTTTTAAAAATTCAACATCCCATGTTCTCCCTGAATATTTTTGTTCTCCTTTTTTTCTGGACAAAACGGTGAAACATCTTGTTTGAGAAAATGAGGCTGTTTTCATTCCTAAACCAAACCTACCTAAGTCTGATCCTCCTCTAATATATTCAGGAGAATTACTTGGGAATTGCATGCTCGCTTTCAAGGTGTCTTCATCCATACCTTCTCCATTATCAGCAAGAAAAAGTTTAAAGGGTTCTTCGTCCATTTTAATTAGAACCTCAATTTTATCAGCATTTGCAGAAATAGAATTATCCATTAAGTCAGCCAAAGAAGTTTCAAGACTATAACCTTGTTCAGCAATTGATTTAATTAAATATTCTGGATTTGGATTTGCTTCTTCGAAATTTGGATTTGTTTCAATCATGTTATTTTCTTTTATCTAACCTATTGAGTTTTTCAAATCATTTTCATTAACATTCCAATTGATTTGAATCGTTTTGAATATGTTTTTTTTGGGGGATAACTCTTTTGCAGGATTATTGATTATTCTAATTTGTGGAACATCATTTAAATTAGAAATTATAACTAAAAAGTACTTTTCCATTTTCCTTTTTGCCATAGACCATTCTTTATTAGTAAAGACGATACCTCCAGTTTTGGCATTTATTCCTTTTATTTCCACATAATATGTCTCACTATTTTTTATTTCAAAATCATAGCCACAACCATTTTCTCTAGTGTCTATTAATTCGCCTCTGACTGGTAAACCTTTTTCCATATGATATTTAATAAAATATCTTTCTGCTTTTTTACCAGTTGGACCTCTTAATATAAATTTTCCACTACCGTCATATTGCTTATCTGATATAATTGAGTCTATTGTCTCTAGATTTTCATTTTGCTGAAAAATATTTTTATTTAAAATGTCAAATACTATTTCTCTTAAATCTTCTTCATTCATATCCTCAAATGCATTGACAACATTTACACGACTTGGATTCATTGGTCGCTGATACCATCCTACTCTATGTCCATGTATCGGATCAAATTCATCTCTCCAGTTTTTTACAGAACTTTTTTTTACATCAAGCTTTAAAGCGATATCTTTAAATGCTTCATCCCAAGTGGTATATCCTAAATTTCTAAACCCAGTATCATTGAAACGAGAAAGATAATAACTAATTATCAATGTTAATTTGTGGCTAGTTTCCATTTATCTCTGCTATTTCTTGTATTACGATTTCATCTTTAGAAATGGGATTTAAAAAATTATGTACTATTTGTGCAATTTGATATGCTAAATATGGTGGAACCGCATTTCCTACTTGATGGAATTGACTAGTACGTTCACCACAGAAATAATAATTGTCCGGAAAAGTCTGAATTCTTGCAGCTTCTCTTACTGTCAGGCTTCGACATTGAAGAGGATCATAATGAATAAAGTAATGCCCATCTTTTGAAATATGGCTAGTAACTGTGGTGGCCGGAATATTTGGTAATTGTACTCTAAATCTATCAGTGAATTTTCCTGATTCTACATTTTCATGATCAGGTAAGAGATTATCTCCCGCTTTCTTATAATCTTCAAGGCGAGGAAAGTTTTGATTTAATTTAGTATATCGTGCCGCAAATAAATATCTTTTAAGATCTTCTAATAAATGTTTTCTTGAAACATGCTGAAGAACGCCTCCTAATTGATTATCATTGTACCAGTTGAATAAAGGATGTGATTGGGAAATTTTGCTTTTTGAAGTGCTAAAAAAAGGTGTGCCAAGACTTGTAGGGAAGTTTTGTTTTGTTTTGCTATTTTCTTCAGGAACGAGTTCATTTATCACTTTGTTAAACTCAACAATATGATTTTGCCAGTTTTGCTCGGAGTCTTCGATATTTTGATAAAATCGTTTCTTTTTTAATTTGCCATCTTTATCAGATACCATCTCACTATGAGTGAATGATTTTGTAATTCCGCTTCTAATTATTGGCAAATTACCAATAATTGATTCCAGAGTTACTTGGTTTTTCTTTTGAAGTATATTTATAGGGCCATTTACATCTTCTCTAATTCCTAACAAAATAACACGATGTCTTTTTTGCGGGATACCATAATCCTCTGATTTAATAATGTAATCTCTGGGTTCAAATATTGGATTTCCTTCTTGATCAAATCCTTTCGGCTCGACAGTTAATGAATAAATTCGATACCTAACATTTTGATCATTATCAATAAAAGTTCCTTCTGACAGGCATGCATCAAGTGGATTTTTTAAGTCACTCAGGATTTTAGTAAAGACATTAGTTTTTTCAGTTTCAGCTGACAATATTCCTTTGACGTTTTCCATAACAAAAACCGAAGGATTATGCCTTGCGAGGATACGTAAGTACTCCTTATAAAGTCCAACTCTTTTATCCGTTTCTTCGTTGAGTGTTAATTCCTGACGCCTGGCTCGTCCTACTAAAGAATAAGCCTGACAAGGCGGTCCTCCTATCAGTACCCAGTTTTGGTTTCCATTTAACGCTCGTTCGATTCTTTTATCGACTTCTTCGTCGCTTACTCCATTTAAATCCTTTTTGTCTGGTTTCCCTAATGTTCCACACCAAGCTTCTTCATCTGCTCGATTTGAGGCATCGGGATGATTATTATATAATTGAGTTATCGTGATTTCTCCCTTAACAAACTTGTAATAATCGTCAGGTAAATTTCCAATTGGGAATTGTCTATAAAAACTTCTGAGTTTAAGTGTTTTGTGGGCATTTTCGTCCTTTTCGACAGATAAGGAAATCTCGAAAATTCGATTTCCTTCATCGTTTGTTAAAGATGAAAAGCCTTCTGCTAATCCTCCCGGGCCGGCGAATATATCTATAATTGGTATTGGCATTAGGATAAAATAAGTTTAATTTTAAGGTAAATGATCAGATTAAACAAATATAGGTTTAATAACTAATTACATCATTATGGAAAACCGTACTATCTTAAAAATTCTACTTAGACAAGTGTATTAATAAATAAAAAGTTATAATAGCGTATTTATACGTGTTTTTATTCTAAGTTAAAAAATATCCTATTTCTCCCTCTTCCCCCATTTAATTTTCATTTTTCCGTTATCGTCAATGGCAAGTAGATGCAAGACAATCCCGCGTTCACGGACGGCATCGCGT
It encodes the following:
- a CDS encoding ATP-binding protein codes for the protein MIETNPNFEEANPNPEYLIKSIAEQGYSLETSLADLMDNSISANADKIEVLIKMDEEPFKLFLADNGEGMDEDTLKASMQFPSNSPEYIRGGSDLGRFGLGMKTASFSQTRCFTVLSRKKGEQKYSGRTWDVEFLKKEKKWRLIVNSSEEIEKLVFDYSELNKSFLGQFESFEANTIVIWNGLYKFENYLEESNRQNALKKEITEITSDYLSLVFHKFMEREKFPINIRINNKILIPFNPFPVHETDFRPIAYKQRHFSTDTIKMEGFVLPSRSIDESRKGITNWTTKNRGLMDMEGIYIYRSDRIILFGGWNGLIKKAPRLQLARLRVEIGNSVDHLLHLNVAKSQIVIPHDLKKAFERYIEELKIEAEKEFFNRGIRDFSNSKQQNRENLFERKASNKGVLLELNSEFPLLKEVREDLSKEQSAKFNLVLRMINTSINKIRHTHEETAFLNIEEKDGLSLSDIVISLTTLQKNGFSSEQIKKDILPGLGFEESSLPEAIKQLLK
- a CDS encoding DUF3883 domain-containing protein, translating into METSHKLTLIISYYLSRFNDTGFRNLGYTTWDEAFKDIALKLDVKKSSVKNWRDEFDPIHGHRVGWYQRPMNPSRVNVVNAFEDMNEEDLREIVFDILNKNIFQQNENLETIDSIISDKQYDGSGKFILRGPTGKKAERYFIKYHMEKGLPVRGELIDTRENGCGYDFEIKNSETYYVEIKGINAKTGGIVFTNKEWSMAKRKMEKYFLVIISNLNDVPQIRIINNPAKELSPKKNIFKTIQINWNVNENDLKNSIG
- a CDS encoding DNA cytosine methyltransferase, with protein sequence MPIPIIDIFAGPGGLAEGFSSLTNDEGNRIFEISLSVEKDENAHKTLKLRSFYRQFPIGNLPDDYYKFVKGEITITQLYNNHPDASNRADEEAWCGTLGKPDKKDLNGVSDEEVDKRIERALNGNQNWVLIGGPPCQAYSLVGRARRQELTLNEETDKRVGLYKEYLRILARHNPSVFVMENVKGILSAETEKTNVFTKILSDLKNPLDACLSEGTFIDNDQNVRYRIYSLTVEPKGFDQEGNPIFEPRDYIIKSEDYGIPQKRHRVILLGIREDVNGPINILQKKNQVTLESIIGNLPIIRSGITKSFTHSEMVSDKDGKLKKKRFYQNIEDSEQNWQNHIVEFNKVINELVPEENSKTKQNFPTSLGTPFFSTSKSKISQSHPLFNWYNDNQLGGVLQHVSRKHLLEDLKRYLFAARYTKLNQNFPRLEDYKKAGDNLLPDHENVESGKFTDRFRVQLPNIPATTVTSHISKDGHYFIHYDPLQCRSLTVREAARIQTFPDNYYFCGERTSQFHQVGNAVPPYLAYQIAQIVHNFLNPISKDEIVIQEIAEINGN